Genomic window (Dyadobacter fanqingshengii):
CTGAACTCATGCGCCCGGTTCATTTTTTCGAAAGTTGCCCGTAAACGATCATCGGGCAACAAAGAGATGATGGTGTGAAAAGGCATCTGCGCGATTTTGGCAAAGGGTGCGTCAAATTCGGTGCGTCGCTTGTAAAACTCCCGGTAAAACATTAAGAGTGAGGTGTCTCCTTTGCCGGGTTGAAGTTGAAGCAACTCTTCGTGTTCAAATATAAAACCTGGATCGAGGTCAACTTCTCCCTGGGTTTCGGAATCGAGTTTAAGATCCCGAACTAATTTTTGAAACAGGGTCTTGGAGTCATCAAAGGAAACCAAATCAGGCCCAACCACTAGGATGCACTTTCCAATGCGGATTTCTTCCAAAAGGATATTCCATTTAAAGTCATCAATCCAGTTGTTGTCCATGTGGTGAGGTGGTTGGGCGTCAAGCAATTAGGGTTTCGGTGTTGTTATAAGGCAAATTGGGTCTAATATACCCCTGCCCGCGCTACAAATCAAATGACCGCGCATTATAAACAGCATTTCTTTCCACTTTTGTTTGGCTTTCAGAATTCCCAAGCTTTCCAGTGGAAAAACTATCATGCACACATTTGAGGGCAATTTGTACATGACTTTGCGTTCATGTGCATCTCTTGTGCATGAGTGATGGATACTTCACGAAAATGTTCCTCCCTCACTTCACCGGCAAGTGTGGCTTCCGAACTTAAACTGCATGTTCATATAACGATACGTTAATTAATATTATCAGATTCCATTAGCTGGACATTAAAAGTGAACTCATTTATCTCAATCCCCAAGCCTTTTCTATGCTTGACGTAAAGTACCTTTTCAAGCACATTTTCCACCGCCTCATTAGAAGACCACTCACACTGCATAGGTATCCCGAAAAAGGAAATACAACAACAAATGGCTGTCTGAAAAAAGGGGTACATACAGTTCCATCTTCCTTTTTTAAGTTTTCTAAAATAGAACCTTTGTAAAAATATACTTTATTACTAATTTTTAACCCAACTATCATATATACACTGTCATATATAAACAGATGAGCAACGTTTTCATAAGTTATGCAAGAGAAGACCATTGGCATGCGCAGAAATTATATATGGATCTCAGGGTCGCCGATATTGATTGTTGGATTGATACGAAATGCTTGTTGCCCGGAATGAACTGGGACAATACGATACAAAATGTCATCCGCAACTGCAAATATTTCATTTTCTTCATTTCCGAACATTCCAATTTAAATAAACGCTATCTGATGCGTGAATTAGAATTGGCCCTGGAGGTGCAAGCAACATTACCGGTCGACAGGGTTTTTATAATCCCAATTCGTTTAGTTAATGTCGCGCCTTCGAAATCCGAATTAGAAAAATACAATTACATTGATTTTTTCAGCTCCTATGACAAAGGTCTGGGGCGTATTCTAACGGTTCTTGAAGATGCAGCAAAAGATCCCTTAGTTATTCGGGGTGGGAACGTTAATGTGGGCAGACGAGCAGCTATTGACTTCGAACCATTTGAGGATGTGGGAGGGTTCATCCGCGACGTCTTGAGAAGCTATCCGATTTCCTCTGCATTTATTAATCCACAACACGGATTGTACTTTACTTTTTATACCAGACATGAACAGGTCATCATGCCTGACTACCTTAGGGAAAAATATCCCGACAAAATGACATTGGTGCTTCAATATTCTTACGATGCGTTTATGCTGTACCATCACCATCTAACAATTGAATTGTTATTTGATGGTAAAACCGAGGATCTAACAATTCCTTACGATTCTATTTTCCAATTGGTTTCGACGATGGGATTTAGAATAGTCAGGGTAGATGAGAAAACAGTTGCATAGGTGTTAATATTTGGGAAAGGCTCAGCATAATTCTTCACCATTCACCCAATTTGCTCGAAAAATATAGCTCATTTTAAACTATTTCACCCCAACAATACCAAATAAAACTGGGTATAATCCTAATTAACGTTTGCTGTTTATTCGAGTCTATTCACTTCGCTCGAGTTCATCTATTAAACATATCAACTTTGTCATGCCCAGAATCGCCATCACCGGCCACCGGAATTTACTCGAACCATCAAACGTGCGTGAGAGTATCAAGCACAGTCTGACTTATTTCAAAACCAAATATGAAAACGTGGAAGCAATGTCGGCTCTCGCGGTAGGTGCGGATACAATTTTTGTGGAGGAAGCTTTCAAGCAGCAGCTGCCCGTTCGTTATTTTCTGCCGTTTTCAATAACCGAATACAGAAAAGATTTCGACACTGCCGAGAGCCTGGCTTTGTTTGATCAACTGCTATATCAGAACAAAAACGCTCATCGGGTGGTGAGCGACCTTCAAAATTTCAATCAAGCAGAGCGCAATGAAGCTTATTTAGCAGTCGGCAAACACTTAGTCGACGAAGCCGATATTATTTTGGCCGTGTGGGATGGTCAACCGGCAATCGGCACAGGGGGTACAGGCGATGTGGTTGCCTACGCCCGTCAGCAGGGCAAGGAAGTACATATTATCAGAGGATTGCGCACCCAATCATCGCAAGAGGCCGATGAGGTGCTTTTCAAACAATTAGACAATGCTGCCATCCGTTACAAAGAACGATTTTTTCAACCGGCCTGGTACCTAGGTTTGTTTTTGGCAATAGTGGGCGTGGTATTTTTCGCGATTGGGTTGGCCTTCGAGGGGCAAAACTCTCAGTCAAAACTCAACATGGCGGGTTTTGAAGTGCTTTGTATCGTACTTTCGGCCATTTTGATCGTGTATATAGCCCGACCATTCAAAGACCGTTTCCTTGACAATCGCCGAAATGCCGAGTTTCTCCGAACGATCCGATGGTTTAAACAGGCTAATGTACCATTGCCTCTGATTGACACTAATTCCTTTTCAAGGACCTCCAAAAGGCGTAAGTCAATTGCCATCAGGCCGGAAATCACAGCCTTAGAAAAAGTAATGGCAGGTTTTTCGGCAAATCCTAGGGATTTTAACGATTCAAAACGCAAGCTTTGGATATTTGCCGAGGATCAGATTGATTATCACGAACGGAAACGGCTAAGGCCCCTACAAACAAAAGAAAAAAGAATTCACCAGATTCTGTACGGGTTGACCTGGGTGTTTTATCTGTCGATCAGCTTTAAGATGGTAATTGAAATTTTTCACTTTTTACACGAGAAGAAATGGCATTTACCGCACCTCCCATTAGACATAAACCTCTTACTTCCATACCTTAATGTACTATTGATTGTAGTCCCCTCCGTCTTTGCGGTTTTAGAGAGCGTACGCGCCTTTGAAGAATGGGAACGCAACCAGGACGAAGCCGAGAAAATGAAAGGCGAACTTCTTGAGGTTCAAAACCAGATTTTCATCTCTAACGAAGCTTCCTCGCTGGCAATTGCAAGTCGGATCCTGCGTATGACACTTGAAAAGGAAAATTCCGCATGGACCGACCGGGTAGCTTCTTTGACACCAGGCGTACATATTTAGGCAGTGACTCTCTACGCGTTTGCCCGGTGTTATCTTGAGATAGCCAAAGGTCAGTCAAGTATTGCGAGGCAGTATTTACCCAAATCCTGAAGACTGTATGATAGACTCATTGAGCGGCGGCCATTGGCAATATACAAAATGGAACGAGAAGATACCCTGAAGTTAATTAATCAACTAGTTGAGTTATTAACTTCAGGCATGGGCGGAATTATGAGATTTTTATTGCCTATCAAATTTCCCAAGCACAAATAAATAGTTTTCATTGGATTGGTCAATCTGGAAATGTGTGAGTCAGCTATTATTGATGCTAAGTAATAATCAACGCTGTGGACCATTACGCCTGGTATGATGTAAATTAACAAATTCCCTTGTAAGTGTCCCATAACGACAGACGAACTAGAATAAGAGTCGAATGTGCTCCTGAGCCCCTCCCGGATTATGAGAACTTTGAACTGGGGTCCGGTATTCGAGCGTCAAGCACTACTTACTGAAAATACCAAACCTCACCATTTCAATGTAAAAACGAGTATATTTTAAAGATAGTGAACATCAAATTCTGTAAAGTGCTCACCGAATTGCTCACCAGAACTTGTGATTTTCAGAGAAACGAAAAACAACAATTAGTTGACTATCAGATCGTTAAAATCGTGTAAAAACAAAAATAGCTAAGATAAATAGCCATTAACATTTTCATAATCAGGCAGTTAACTACCTCGCGGAGAGAAAGGGATATGGAAATTGTCCATATCTAACTGAAAATCGAATCATTACAAAGCCACAAAAAAATATGCTCACCGAATTGCTCACAGGGATTTCTTATGGCTTCAACTATGCACAAATTTAATATGAAAACACACCTGGAGCAAGGAATCCAGTGGCTGGAGCGTACGTTGCATCAGATATCCGGGTAGGAAAGTATGAAAAGAAGTCAGCGGTAGCGGGCAATCAGTTCATTTTTATAGTGTTCTAGTTCTTTTAGGAACTTATCCGCCAATTCTTTCTTGGTCAACTTATTGTAAATAGTATGCAGGATATCAATCTTACCCTCTATGGAATGATAATCTTGTAAAAAAATAAGGCTCTGCCCCCAGCCAAGCAGCCTGCCCCGGGTTATTTCCTGAGCCAAACTGGTCAAGATTAAATTACCTTGCTGCACTTCCTGCGGGTTCAGGCCGAGTTCGGACAGATTGGCAATTATGGGTTGTCTTCGGCTCGTTGGTTTCTGTTCGCCCAGTATGCCGAACTGGTAGCTATAATAGGTCGAAAGCTCATATTGGCCTACGTCCAGCCGAAATTCTTCAAAGTGTTTTTCGAGCCTAGCTCGCAGGCTGCCTGTGTCCGTCGTTATAAAGGGAGGAATGGCTGTACCTGGATCATTGGAAGCATCCCTGTTACTACCTCCGGTATCCACTCTGGACTTAATGAAGTAGCGGTAAATACCGTACCCGATCAGCAAGGTTGCGGCAAATGTTAAGACAGTTTCCACGGCATTATTTGAGTTATCTGATGGTTTCATTCTACTGATAATGTTTGTTTAATCTGGTGATAAGTCTGCTGCAACCGATTGGAATCGGCCATTAACAGTTCCAGTTGTTTTTTGTTGTCCTCAATGCCAACCGAATGATCGCCCAGGTTGTTTTGCAATTTGCGAAGATCTTCCGAATAAGCTGCACTATATTTCCGAACCTGATGGGTTAGTTCCGAAAAAAAATTTTCCAATTCCTTATTGACGTTGCTGGTTAATTGTTGCGAAAAATCGTCGATGATCCCTTCGATAATATGGCCGGCTTCATTGATCAAATTTGCATTGGTTGCTTCTCGTTTTGTCCAGAAGAGCATAAAGTTCTCTCGCAGCTTTTCCAGACGTCCGAAATTATCATTCGCAGATTTCAGAGAATCCTCGATAATTTTATGAACCGAGATAATGGGTTCAAACAAATGTCCCCACCGGCTAACGGGCATTAATTCATTCGTAATTGCCCTTAAGAAATTTTTAGCTTCTTCCTGGTACTTCTTCAGAGGTGCAAAGCTGTCCTTAATAAATGTCTGATTAATATGTTTTCTGATTTCCCTCGAAATAATCGATTTGATCTCATGACCAGAAATTTTTAATGCTTTCTCTACACTTTGCACCTCAATCCAGTTATGGTACTCTTGCAAAGCAGATTCTTTTATATCTGAACTTTCACCAATTATTTTGTTTTCGATACTCCGAGTGACATCAGATTTCTGTTGCTGGAGATCAGTAATCTGCTCATTAATTTCCTGCATCCATCCGTTCACCCGCTCAACCTTAGCATTCAGTTGCGCAGATGACAACTGCAAGTCATTTATTTTCAGTTCCTCGAGGGCAATAGCTGATAATAGATTCTTGATTTGCAGCGAACATATGGTCTTGATCTTATTCACAGCATCGTCCAGTACATCTGCTGCTTTTTCACTCATGACGCGTTGGTCGATTCCCGAAACCAACTCCTCAAAAAAACCATTGGCCTCAATGAGCTCCGGCTGCATGCCAGCTGCATAAAATGCTTCTTCCTCATTCAGCGGAAGCTGGTGTTGCCGTTTATAGTTAATGATGGCCGCCATGGTAGAGAACGGATATACCTTATCATTGGCGAGCAGGTTCCTTTCTTTCAGTTCGGGCTTATTGCGCAAATGTTTTTCAATATATCCGGTAAGGTGGTCGATGTGTTCTGCCTGATCACATTGCGCTAATGCAAAGATTATTTTTGAGGACGGGATTGAAAACAGATAGCGATCGATAAATTTAAAATCGGCGATATCCAACGGCATGGTAGCGGCAAATAAATAAACGACGGCCGAGGATAAATGAATGAAGTCGGTCGTAATCCGGGATCGGAGTTCATTGGGATCATTAATGCCGGGGGTGTCAACGATAATGACATGCCGGACCAAAGGATTATTTACATAAATCTCCACATAAGAAACAAACGGCATATAAGCTCCTTCACTGGAAATATAGGTCGCCAGCTTATTCAAATCCGTCAGGGTATGGGACAGCCGTTTCTCCTGGATTATTTCCCGGTCATATACATTCTGAGAGGCGGAATAATTGAGAGCGTCTCTCAGGTATTTATCGAAGTAATTGACTTCCTTTTCGTTTTCATCGCGCACCACCAGGTGTTTCAATGCCGCCCATTCGGAGGTCGTATAGAAATACACAATCGCGTGATCCGTTTCACCGAAGCTGATCCGGGTGAGCTTGGCGGTCCATGGAGTAGGGGCCGTCGGTAATACGGCTTTATCTTTAAATAAAAGGTAATTCAGAAATGTCGATTTGCCAGCTTTGATCTGACCGCATACGCTTACATAAAACTGTTGTTTATTGAGGTTATTCTTATATTCTTCGATCGTGTCGCTGGTGTAGTTCACTTCGCCGTTCGTACAGGGAATGAATCCTTCTTCACTCAGCCGATCAAACGTTTTGAATAAAGCGGCCTTGCGTTCCTCAAATGTTTTTACGAAACTACTCATGGATCGTCATGTTGATTACGTTGGCTAATTGTTCAATAATCGCCCGATGGCGCAAATGGTCCGACTCGTGGTTTTCAAGAACTTTGGTACAAGTTAGTTTAGCCATCAGCAGTGCCATATCGCAGAAGTGATTTTCGGATACGCACAGGCTGATATTGACGTATAATATATCTTTGATTTCCGAATAATTGCTACCGATCTGAACATCCTGCCATAGATTGATAAGGCCTAAAACGCTTTCATAGGATGCCTGGGCAAATTTATCCCTGAGGATTTCGGTAATGCTTAACTCGTAATTGGTTTCAAGCTCTATGTCAAGTTTAGCCAGACCAGTCCTTAAATCTTTGGACAGTTTGTTGTAAAAGACATCTAAGTCGGACTCCAGCATTTCCTTAATATCCTCTTTGTCAGAATCTGACAGCGCTTTCATTCGTATGAAATGTTTGTCAGCCTCAAAAAAACCGCCTTCCTGGTAATCGAACCGAAAGAGCTCGTCAAATAATTTACCTGCCAAATCATTATTCAACTCGGCGTAATATTTACGGGCACGATCGCCGAGCTTTTCTTTTAATTTTTCAATCGATTTCTCGAAGTCGGCGTATTGGGTGCTTCTATTTTCTAAAATCCTCTCCAATTGAGGGCTCCATGATTTCCATAAGTCAAGTTGAGTGCTGTGAAATGAAAGTAATTCTTCAAAATAAGCATTGATCTTGATGTCGGATACTTCTTGCCGGATCTCCTGCAAAAACGACAGAATCTCGTCATGAAATTGTATAAATTCATTTTCGAAAACGATTAATTTTTCCTTTTCAAACAGCACCTCCGAACCATGCGTCAGCGATAACTTAACGCCGTTATCCGTTATGGAAAAGCTTTTTTGCGAATTTAAAAGGCCAAGTGATTCCTGAATTAATTCATTGTATATCCCGGTGTTATGATGAACGGCTTTTTGATAATTGAAAACCTCTTTTGCCGAGTAGGTAAATATTTTATAAAAATTAAATTTTGAGGCAAAACTTTCAACAATCTTAGCCCGCTGAAACGGGGGCTTCATATCAATTCGGTTGATAATCGCGATGATCCGCTTGTCACTTATCTCCTGAAGAAGTTTTAGTTCCAGGTCCGTGATGGTGCCTCTGCCGGCGTCAAAAATCCACAATAACAGATCTGTCTTCTTAAGATAAGCTTTCGTAATGGCGTCATCCTCTTCGGATAACGTAGAAAACCCTGGCGTATCCACAATCTGGAGCTTTTTTAAGACTTCCGCAGGATAATGAACCTCGAAATAATCCAGCTTATTAACCGCTTCCTTATCGACGATGTCCTCGTGCTGATGCATGCCAAACCGGATGTATTCCTCGTAGGTGGTTTCCTCAATTTTTCCATCCTTGCCCACTTTGAAGATTTTAGGTGTTTTCTCCTCCTGATAGGATAGTACGGTGATCTTGGAAGTGGCCGGAAGTTCATCGATTCCTAAAAACTTGGCGCCGATCAGGCTATTGATCAGGGAGGATTTCCCGGTATTGGAATTGCCGACGATCCCGATCGTCAACGGGAGATTGTCTGTCGCGATTTTCGTAAGATCCGAAGTTAGTTTCGACTGATAGGTTACATATGAGTCGTAATCCTGCTGAAGATCATCGATATCGTTTCCTAAATTCTCTGCCGACTTGATTACTTCAAAATGCAGTTTTTTGAATTTCTCCAAGTCTGTAAAGTACTCTTCGATCGTCTTTTCCATTGTTTAGCTAATCCATTAATTCCAGGAATGTAATATCTGCAGTTACTGATTCTTTAAGGGATTCAATCTGACTAAGATGTTCTTTTTTTAGTTTTTTGGTCTGGATCAGAATCTCTTCTTTTCCGTGTAATGGAATTTCGTATTTCTGCTGAATTTCGTTATTCAGCGACTCTTCGATCAATTCGTAGACTGCATTGACATTTTCCGTCACTTTCCTGATCAGGGATTTCGATAATTTTGGCTGGATTACGTATGGGAGAATCCCTTTTTTAATTTTCTCGAAGGGGTTCAGCTCCTTCACCAGTTTGCCGGCCGCTCTGGCAGTTTTGCCGATCGCGTTTAATATGCCTTTTCTGGTACCATGAGGGTTTCCTGTATTACCGGCTTCCTGCGTGGCTATGACGGTCGCTCCGGCGATAAACTCTCCCAGTTCTACGGCTGCCGACGACCCCGGCGCTACCCAGATGGTGACGGCAAACGTTACGGCATCAGTCAGTAAATGGGCGGTATCTAAAATTGTGGACGTTTCTTTGTTGATATGTGGCTTCAGCAATGTGGCCAGGTTCAGATCGATGGAGGAAAACTGAATATTCATCAGGCGCTGAATCCCGGTTTCAATTTTCCGCTTCACCTGGTCCAGCATATCGTGCAGAAGCTCGTCATACGGCTCCTTTTCGATCAGCCTCTGTGCGATGGCATCGGTATAATCCAGTACTGTTTTACTAATTTCGGTCGTGTTTTTTCGCTTTAACTCCCGAAAACTTTCCCGGAACTGAAGCCGGTCCTGCTCGAGTTTTTGCATTTCAGCCCGGACTTCCCGAATGGTTTTATCGAACTCTTCAGTATTCCAGTCCAGTGAATTCTGTTTTACTTTCAACAGGCTAATGATGGTATCCTTTTCCTTCCGGAGCATCTCGTGGATTCTCTTTGCTTCAACGGATGCCTTTTGCAAGGGAACTTCTTCCTTTATTATCGAGATAAGTTGATGGATTCCCGATTGCTGATACGCAGCCGGGTCGTTTATCGCCTCCAGTGCGGATCTGCCTGAAACCAGCATAAGCTTCGGGTGTTCGACCAGTTGCGTTAGCGAATGGTAAATTTTGTTTTTAACATGGTTCGATGTACTGTCCGGTACCTGATCAATTCGGGAAATAACAAAATAGATTTTCTCCAGCAGATCGTCGGGAAATTGTTTTAAAAAATCCAGCAGGGTGGCCGGAACATCTCCCAGACGAGGATTAAGTATCAGAATTGCAACGTCGACACTCGGCAGATAGCCATAGGTGATATCGGTATGGATTTCATTGATAGATGACACACCCGGCGTATCGATTAAAAGCACCGTATCGTCCAGAAACTCGCTGTCCGCCAGGTTGACGCCGATCCTTTTGTCGGGCCCCGATGCAGAAATATGCCCGGCCAGCTCGTAGAAATCAATGGGTGACTTTACTTCATTTCCTTCTTCATCCACCGTCAGTACAAACGCCTCGTTCGTATCAGACTTGCTGATCTCGGTAATCGCGGCAGTAGTCGGCGTGTCAAACATGGGTAAAAGTTTTTTCTTCAACAGGGCGTTGATGAGCGTCGTCTTGCCCGAATTAAACTCTCCCAAAAAAGCTACTTTTATTTTAATCCCAGCGGAATCGATCGCCCGGATTCGCTCAACAGTTTCGAGCAACTGGTGTTTTTCGGCAATGGTGGTCAGTTTATTTGCTAAGTCTGAATTGGCTTTATCCATAGCTATTTTTTACTTAAGTAATTCCTCGGCTTTCTGATATAATCGTGTTGCTTCCCGGGAATTTTTTGGAACGCCCAGCCCATTTTCGTACAAATGGGCCAAGCCCTTATAACCATAGGCATTTTTCTGTTCGGCAGCCAGCCGGTACCACTCATAAGCTTTAGAATAGTCCCGCTGGGTAACCGTGCCATTGCTAAGCATCCGGGCCACTTCGACCTGGGCTTGACTCAGGCCGAGCCTGGCTGCTTCCAGGTAGGATTGAAATGCCCGTACCAGGTCCACCGGTATTCCCAGACCTCCCTCATACATCCTCGCGAGATTGTAAATGGCCGATTCGTTTTTCTGGCGTGCGGCCTGTTGGAAAAAGTCGTACGCCCGTGCGTAATCCTTGCTCACACCCTGACCTTCCAGGTACATGATGCCCAGTTCATTTAAGCTCCAGGGATTGTTATTGGCTATCGCCTTGTGGTGCCATTGGAACGCTTTGACAAAGTCCTGGTTTGTTCCCAGCCCATTCGCGTACATATAACCCAGATAGTATTGCGCACCGGCCACCTCCCTTTCCGCGGCCTGGCGAAAATGCCAGAACGCCTGCTTATAGTCGACTTCTACACCCTTGCCGCTGAAATATAAAAGGGCAAGGTCAT
Coding sequences:
- a CDS encoding ClpXP protease specificity-enhancing factor SspB, which encodes MSNVFISYAREDHWHAQKLYMDLRVADIDCWIDTKCLLPGMNWDNTIQNVIRNCKYFIFFISEHSNLNKRYLMRELELALEVQATLPVDRVFIIPIRLVNVAPSKSELEKYNYIDFFSSYDKGLGRILTVLEDAAKDPLVIRGGNVNVGRRAAIDFEPFEDVGGFIRDVLRSYPISSAFINPQHGLYFTFYTRHEQVIMPDYLREKYPDKMTLVLQYSYDAFMLYHHHLTIELLFDGKTEDLTIPYDSIFQLVSTMGFRIVRVDEKTVA
- a CDS encoding DUF4231 domain-containing protein, which codes for MPRIAITGHRNLLEPSNVRESIKHSLTYFKTKYENVEAMSALAVGADTIFVEEAFKQQLPVRYFLPFSITEYRKDFDTAESLALFDQLLYQNKNAHRVVSDLQNFNQAERNEAYLAVGKHLVDEADIILAVWDGQPAIGTGGTGDVVAYARQQGKEVHIIRGLRTQSSQEADEVLFKQLDNAAIRYKERFFQPAWYLGLFLAIVGVVFFAIGLAFEGQNSQSKLNMAGFEVLCIVLSAILIVYIARPFKDRFLDNRRNAEFLRTIRWFKQANVPLPLIDTNSFSRTSKRRKSIAIRPEITALEKVMAGFSANPRDFNDSKRKLWIFAEDQIDYHERKRLRPLQTKEKRIHQILYGLTWVFYLSISFKMVIEIFHFLHEKKWHLPHLPLDINLLLPYLNVLLIVVPSVFAVLESVRAFEEWERNQDEAEKMKGELLEVQNQIFISNEASSLAIASRILRMTLEKENSAWTDRVASLTPGVHI
- a CDS encoding dynamin family protein, producing MSSFVKTFEERKAALFKTFDRLSEEGFIPCTNGEVNYTSDTIEEYKNNLNKQQFYVSVCGQIKAGKSTFLNYLLFKDKAVLPTAPTPWTAKLTRISFGETDHAIVYFYTTSEWAALKHLVVRDENEKEVNYFDKYLRDALNYSASQNVYDREIIQEKRLSHTLTDLNKLATYISSEGAYMPFVSYVEIYVNNPLVRHVIIVDTPGINDPNELRSRITTDFIHLSSAVVYLFAATMPLDIADFKFIDRYLFSIPSSKIIFALAQCDQAEHIDHLTGYIEKHLRNKPELKERNLLANDKVYPFSTMAAIINYKRQHQLPLNEEEAFYAAGMQPELIEANGFFEELVSGIDQRVMSEKAADVLDDAVNKIKTICSLQIKNLLSAIALEELKINDLQLSSAQLNAKVERVNGWMQEINEQITDLQQQKSDVTRSIENKIIGESSDIKESALQEYHNWIEVQSVEKALKISGHEIKSIISREIRKHINQTFIKDSFAPLKKYQEEAKNFLRAITNELMPVSRWGHLFEPIISVHKIIEDSLKSANDNFGRLEKLRENFMLFWTKREATNANLINEAGHIIEGIIDDFSQQLTSNVNKELENFFSELTHQVRKYSAAYSEDLRKLQNNLGDHSVGIEDNKKQLELLMADSNRLQQTYHQIKQTLSVE
- a CDS encoding dynamin family protein produces the protein MEKTIEEYFTDLEKFKKLHFEVIKSAENLGNDIDDLQQDYDSYVTYQSKLTSDLTKIATDNLPLTIGIVGNSNTGKSSLINSLIGAKFLGIDELPATSKITVLSYQEEKTPKIFKVGKDGKIEETTYEEYIRFGMHQHEDIVDKEAVNKLDYFEVHYPAEVLKKLQIVDTPGFSTLSEEDDAITKAYLKKTDLLLWIFDAGRGTITDLELKLLQEISDKRIIAIINRIDMKPPFQRAKIVESFASKFNFYKIFTYSAKEVFNYQKAVHHNTGIYNELIQESLGLLNSQKSFSITDNGVKLSLTHGSEVLFEKEKLIVFENEFIQFHDEILSFLQEIRQEVSDIKINAYFEELLSFHSTQLDLWKSWSPQLERILENRSTQYADFEKSIEKLKEKLGDRARKYYAELNNDLAGKLFDELFRFDYQEGGFFEADKHFIRMKALSDSDKEDIKEMLESDLDVFYNKLSKDLRTGLAKLDIELETNYELSITEILRDKFAQASYESVLGLINLWQDVQIGSNYSEIKDILYVNISLCVSENHFCDMALLMAKLTCTKVLENHESDHLRHRAIIEQLANVINMTIHE
- a CDS encoding dynamin family protein: MDKANSDLANKLTTIAEKHQLLETVERIRAIDSAGIKIKVAFLGEFNSGKTTLINALLKKKLLPMFDTPTTAAITEISKSDTNEAFVLTVDEEGNEVKSPIDFYELAGHISASGPDKRIGVNLADSEFLDDTVLLIDTPGVSSINEIHTDITYGYLPSVDVAILILNPRLGDVPATLLDFLKQFPDDLLEKIYFVISRIDQVPDSTSNHVKNKIYHSLTQLVEHPKLMLVSGRSALEAINDPAAYQQSGIHQLISIIKEEVPLQKASVEAKRIHEMLRKEKDTIISLLKVKQNSLDWNTEEFDKTIREVRAEMQKLEQDRLQFRESFRELKRKNTTEISKTVLDYTDAIAQRLIEKEPYDELLHDMLDQVKRKIETGIQRLMNIQFSSIDLNLATLLKPHINKETSTILDTAHLLTDAVTFAVTIWVAPGSSAAVELGEFIAGATVIATQEAGNTGNPHGTRKGILNAIGKTARAAGKLVKELNPFEKIKKGILPYVIQPKLSKSLIRKVTENVNAVYELIEESLNNEIQQKYEIPLHGKEEILIQTKKLKKEHLSQIESLKESVTADITFLELMD